The genomic stretch caaagagtttcaatattttttctgtttaaaacttgactcttctgtagttacatcgagTACTAAGACCAATGGAagatgaaaagttgcgattttctaggccgatatggctaggagctatactctcattctgccgtaataatcaaggaactttgctgccgcaccatgggtgcagcaggcgcaatgatattatgcaacgcctctcacaaatgtctccatggttgcaaggcacactccctgtgcaagcaggggtCACAGGTGCTGCGTAATAGCATTTCAAATCACATAAGCCAATATTTAATTCACAacagaacatagataacataacaaatgtttaaattgagaaattttacaattttatgcacaaaatgcaTAGTATTCgatcatttcaaatttgatgcctggtacaggtctcaaaatagttgggacaggGGCATGTtcaccatggtgtagcatctcctcttcttttcaaaacagtttgaagacgtctgggcatcaaggttatgagtttctggagttttggtgttggaatttggaccttctggaccatgttcacatggcttcctttttgcatgatagagctttagttggcatctgcagatggcacggcagattgtgtttaccgacagtggtttctggaagtattcctgggcccatttagtaatgtcattaacacaatcatgccgatgagtgctgcagtgtcgtctgagggcccgaagaccacgggcatccaataaagatcttcggccttgtcctttacgcacagagatttctccagtttctctgaatcttttgatgatgttatgcactgtagatgatgagatttgcaaagcctttgcaatttgatgttGAGGACCATTGTTTTAGTATTCCCCAATTTTTTtacacactctttcacagctctggccatctttacttctgagagactctgcctctctaagacatccctttttagctaatcatgttacagacctgatatcaattaacttaattagttgctagatgttctcccagctgaatcttttcaaaattttgtACTTTTTCAGCCATctgttgcccccgtgccaacttttttgagacctgtagaaggcatcaaatttaaaaatgagctcatttagtggataaaagtgtaaaatttctccatttaaacatgtgttatgttatctatgttatATCGTAAATAagatattggctcatgtgatttgaaagtcttttagttttcattttattcaaatttaaaaaacgtcccaacatttccggaatttgGGCTGTacattgttctgttttaatAAATCATCTACATTAAGATATGTTAAGGCCAATGTTTGCCGTCTCATTTTTGTCCATGTACAGTCATTAAAGACAAACAGACTGTATTTCAATGATTTGTATCTCACTCAATGTAATGATCCATGGTGTAGTCATGTGAACTAGTATATCAGCTTTCTGCAGGCATTTTTTGTGCTCTCATCCTCCCTATTTCCCGCAATGTTCATTCAATACCTGCTGTCTCTCTGCTTCCCTTTTCATGCAAGTTATTGAGCTTATTAAGAATGCCTGCAGCATTTTTAAGCAGTAATTGGAGACGCATTATGGAATTACTGTTGTCACAAGTGCTTTGTCTATATGTACCATCATTACTTCATTAAATGTGTGCACCATATCGACAAGCCTTACCATTAAGCCTTATCTGCTaatttctttgcaaaattttaaaatgttcttaaaatgaAGACATGAACTAaacaaattaaaagtaaaagtaaaagaaacaaaaaaaaaaaagaaacaatttgGATTGGAAAATATTTCCGAATGTCTAAATTACCAAAAATAGTTGGTTaatatgtatgtttaaatattcCTCGTAAGGAATGTTTAGGCAAATTATTAGAATTATTGACTGCTTTGTGGTCTGTTTTGATATTATACCTTATTTAGTGCAGGCACATGCAAGGATTTGGGATCAATAGGTGTTTTCTTCTCCAATTTCTTGTTGGTCCTTTCTGTACACTCACATCCTACAGATATCTgcttaaaaacatttgaaaagatgattaatttttttaggcaCTTGAGAAAATCAATACGAGAAGGAAGAGAGATGAATTCCAGTAACTGCAGCTGAGTATGTCTGAGTATGCAGTTTACACAGCCTGTCCTTAGAAGTCACGACAAGACCAAGGGGTCAAGGTGGAGCTGGTTAGCATGGCTTAGATGGTTGATAGGTTACTACAAAGCAATCATTTAAAACTACATTGATAGTAATTCTGCAAGCAAAAATCATCCTTCCATCTGACAGCCTTTCAAATTTAGCTTTGTATTCTGACGGAataatatttttagtaacaTATAAATTGTAAATATGTCATTATATAGTATCCAAGCAATCACACTGTAACGTGTATGAATTACACAACTTAGTTTGTCACAGGGCCATTATCGCGTGAAATGGCAGTTTATTTACCACAGTAATTTTTTCCTATTCAATCTTAGCAGTCTTGTCGAACCACACCGTTGTCAGTTTTTCATATTCAACACGTCTAAGATCACAAAACCAGTTTGTAAACTTGCTAAACATCTTTTCTTTTCCCTAGAGACGGATACGAACGTCATCGCACCGCGCCCTCGTTAAACCCGCGCCACGTCATATTCCACGCACGCAGACAGACAGAGGGAGGAGGGGATGAAACACGCAGGCCCCGCCCTCCATTTGCGATGATTGGCCAGCTGTACTAGCAACAAGTCTGTGATTGGACAATTGAGAAGTCGTTTATTTACCGTACCAACGACAGCAAACAGTGATTGGGTGAAGGGCGGGGCTCGTTAGAATACGTgtgaggaaaaaataataacGCAGGAGGAAGTGTGTCTGTCATGCTGGACCATTGAAGATCTCTGTAACTGGAGCCGAGTGGCCAGgattcattcaaacattttAGGAAAGCAAAAGCTGGCCAATATCATATGTCTCCGTAAGTACATGACAAATCGATCTCAGACACATGAATCTAACGCAGTTTGATCGCGAGCTCTTTTATCATTTAATTGAACATATGAATAGTATTTTGGGAATTACAGATTGGGAATGTAGGTTGATTTCGTCCCCAGAGaacagtagttttttttaaaaaaaggaaagCCATATGAAATGAATCTGATCACTACTGAACTTGATATTATGTACTTTCTGTTCTACACTGAATCGTGACctttgtcatttgtcatttattaGAGGCTGCCATAAACGGCTTTGAGATTAACTTGTGCTCATTTCGTGAAATATTGTCTTTTCTTGAAAATGCAGAGAACACAGTTTAGACTATAGTCTTAAGATATACTAACTGGATGTTGTACTCTGTCATTCTTTGGATTTTTGGTTTGtaacagaggtgtaaagagtacctgaactatacttgagtaaaataacagaaaacttagtctacagccaaaatgactccattacaagtCATCAATTCCAAAACGACTTGAGTAAAACTCTTTGAGTActtgattttaacagtacttaagtgTTTTACTCGTAATGAATGTTGGCTCAAAgatgttcacccaaaaatgaaaatgtatcatcatttaatcaccctcatgttgctccaaacctgtatgaatttatttcttctgctgatcacagaagatattttgaaagggcacctattatgcaaaattcacttttacatggtgtttgaccataaatgtgtgttggcagtgtgtgagcaaaaccaccctagaatgagaaaaatccacccagtggtttttttacaatctcaataattcataagcactgtctcagaacgccctgttctaagattgctctcactgtgacgtagaattgcgctaagccccacccacttggtttgattgacaatctggttttggcatagaccccgacctcggtgatctgtcaaccatcctccattgtttcaacgacagccggtaatgtctcctaagaaacataagtgttctgttgtgggatgtaataatgaacatagtagttttcacttacttccgacatcagagccactgaaaacgcagtggatggattttatttacgaaggaaaggcgccactcaaaatacgtttatgtttgcgcgaataattttttgactgactgttttgagaacgagggtcaattcaaagcaggtcttgcttcaatgttaatcctcaagtgtggatcgttgcctactgttcgcgatccaacgtcacctccagaagaagtaagtgtatttaatgttttttgagcaaatagtcatttcagtcgatgtcagccaattcaataacaaatgcgtctaaagttgttgtcgtcgtcgtagaatgtctgtgtatataatttaaaccttgtttgtatagtgtgtatccacacgtatatatatatatatttaaagatattgtattaaaaactgtgtatgtttacttagcaaacgttatcacagtatttgtgtttgtagtttcaaaaaattgcgcgaacgttatcacagtgtgtgtgtgtgtgtgtgtgtgtgtgtgtgtgtgttgcacatccataattgcaaaggggacgcgattaaaactctgtaagtacataaatgtatcaaataaccattcagagacgtcctgctccattctcaattgtgtttcttctgccggagtctcttcatcatctgggtctgattccggttcaaacatgtacggctgaatgccatacaaaacagcgggtctctcactctcagggtgtgtctcaatcagttcccaagctcccgagctcgtgaatcagtatatcgtgtacacgaattcgggcactgataaggacagtaaaagatgctggttcactacacattgggacacttatgactctatttccggcaacgtgacaacgtcctcattgtacaacatcactactggtatttatgatcaacaacagagctgatattttctgacattacttgtaatgttatttaaagtacattatgattaattatttgcttGTTAAATATAAGTGCAACATTTCAGTcgtgaataaattataaatgttagctagattatgttcattacctgtctagcaatgtatgtttatgctgaaatataataaaataacggtttgtatttttaaaaacatctatcgcgtatcgttatgtgtagtgagttggctcacgtgattcaagtttcgcgcttcagaacttccgttaagggagcatagtgagcatcgatgctcccagtgcccaaggaagtcgaccggaagttgaagtcggccgggtgccgccatcttgtagcagaacttcacttgcgttagcatccccattgactcctattcattttggcgtcactttgacagtgaataactttacatctgaggcgtttaaagactccatttgtccattatttatttctaaagatacacgacaatgtataaagggctccattaccttctatgttacattatggccccgtagaaacagtttttgtaaaaataggctaacgattgcgtcataaccactcgactctctgtcgcacagtagagaaattaccgtagaGACAGGAGGAGATGCTCGCAGGCAATCGGGGTGATTatcttaatatggcgtactggcgttacattttaaaatactatacaaaataattaatcagaatacttactcctgctcactcacgccaaagaactccccgctcaagctcgccgtctctgcgagattaacgatggcagttttgacgcacagctactagaagatttacatctgtcagacaggttgcggacgtcatcaagcttagtttgagtctgcgcgtcagaaacggaagtgctaaaaatcgctaaaaatgggcttcacttctctcaattgagttccaatggggtcgctgtgtccatttcttttactgtctatggatgctccctggttttcacggtgcattgtgggacttttcagggagcgaacgtttcagtgccctggaaggattctgcgattgagacagcccttaaaatggccgactccctggtcagtgccctgactactgaactagggagctgattgagacacagggtcagccattctgcttctaacgactgtttattgccataggtatgcaagttacgccctcatccaaagacAGGGCGGGGatttgcagctcatttatatttaaggtggtacacaccaaaacagctctttttaaaacaggccccaaaaatgacattttcaaatggttataataaattaactgtggggtattttgtgctgaaacttcacaaatacattctggggacacccaagaccaatattacatcttgtaaaaaggggcataataggtgccctttgaagaatgtcagtttCCAAaaagttgatggaccccattgatatagtattttttttttttttttctccatactatggaagtcagtggggtccatcaacGGTTTGGTtaccaatattcttcaaaatatcatcttttgtgttcagtggaagaaagaaattcatacagattATAAAACACCTGCAGTTCACAAGTAGAGCTGGGTAGTAacggattacatgtaatctggattacgtaatcggattccaaaaatcaagtacttgtaattagagtaaactactttttaaaatactcgtaatcagattacagttacttttttatggattacatgagtacatattatttacacaatggcagtaagttgttcacaattcattgattctactaatttttaatttttgtaacatttatatattttttttaataataaacctGCCGCTTGTATACGTTCGTGATTCTTCGAGTTTTTCCGGCGGTGAGGGGgaaatatagatgaaatatatatatgaaataataatatatgaaatatagattaaatatttgatgtagcagtgatattgctgtgaatttcatgtttttcaatattgtaatgttgcttttttctaaatttacttaattttaagtaaacatgttttaaaatcctaaaatgtgattttgttatattcagtgttactatcagtaaacactaacaggtacattagtgttagtattttgaagtaTCAACTGTCCATatattgcactttaaaaagaatctgttgaggctcttgttggtgaatagaatatatattttttggaatatattttttctttgtatctgtcaaaatagtacaagattatcctacaatatatgtgacatcaaataagggttagcacaaaagtaatgtaaatgtaatccaaaagtagtcagatcacgttaccaaaaatgtgtaatctaagagaTAAAATTTGAAATCAGTAATAatattactgattacaaattttgtcatgtaatttgtaatcagtaacgGATTACAATTtataagtaatctacccagctcaGTTCACAAATACCTTCTAATGTACTCACATTCATATAAAGTAGCCTTTTGTGATAAGTTTGGGTAAGGGCAAGACGCACAAGATATAGTCCCTTCAATGCCTTGTAGATGGCGATATCACTTATTTTgtagcagaaataaactgctgtagaaaaagttaggtgccttGCAAAATGTAACAAGTAATTTCATTACTCATCACCAATGTTTTGGagtaaagagtacatacttgttcaaaaatgtcatcaaagtagagagtaaaagttggtaatgtctttgatactcagtaaaACTACAGattagccaaaaagatactcaagtacagtaactaattacatttactcaaatactttacaacACTAGTTTGTAATAACACGCTTCTAAAAGAAAGATCATTTTATAGTTTTGATTAATtatttgaattagcttttattttatattttccatgttcattttaattttagttaaaagttcaagttaaactaaatgagaATTTTCCTTTGGCAACTAGCTgtaaaagtttatatatatatatatatatatatatatatatatatatatatatatatatatatatatatatgtatgtttttagttcaatgttaatatatatatatattttagttaatGTTATTTATAGACAGGCGCCTGCAGCTGTTCACCAGTTTGACTTTGAATTGTAAATATTTGGATGATCAAAgtccaaataaaatgttaccagTAACACATTTATTGACGGGGAGTCCTGATCCGTAGTAAATGTGTCTAATGTTTTATTATAGGGCCTCTGTAATGTTGCTGGACGAGACGCCCCTATTTGATCCTTCTCTGCTTCAAGAGCTGGACTGGAGCAGCAACACCGTCTCCTTCTCACCTCCCATTTCTCCCTGTCAGCCCGGAGATGGCCTGGTGCTCCGTCCTCTCTGTACTGCTGACCTAGACAGAGGTACTGGTTACAATTCAGCAGTCTGCATGCACACTCATGTTTAGTGCTTCAGACAATCATGATGAACATATGTTTGtctttatgcttttttttaggCTTCTACAAGGTCTTATCCCAGCTCACAGTGGCTGGAGATGTCACAGAAGAACAGTTCAAAGGTTCCACAAGTGTCTAACTCAAAACATCTCAGTTCTTTATGTAGACCTTATATACTAGTTAAACAAGCGCAGCCATCTTTAAaattttgtctttgaacttctgtTTTTGGCATCACTGtcgaagtggatttacttattgtagagttaacaaaagttatcataagcattgtaatgtttgaagtGGATGTCataaatgtcagtagaccgggaactttttaaaatgagtgGTTTATTCATAAATCCGTAAGATCTTGCCTTCATGCTGCGGATATAGAAACATGAAGACAGAACATAACGAGTGTAGCACCGGGTGGGTCTATatgaaatactaaaaaaaaaatactcttAAAAATTTTCAGCAAATTTTGAACACATGAAGAAATCTGGAGACTATTATGTCATAGTGGTGGAAGACACGAATCTTGGACAAATTGTTGCCACAGCAACACTTATCATAGAGCACAAATTCATCCACGCTTGTGCAAAGGtactttaatacattttaaatatgtattttcatAGTGCATATGTTCAAAGTACACattatataattgttttttgttgttgttgttgttgttccgGCAGAGAGGACGTGTAGAAGAAGTGGTTGTGAGTGACATATGCAGAGGGAAACAGCTGGGAAAACTGTGAGTTTGAGTTTTAAAAACACAACTGATTCAGGAATACCGTATTTTCTTTCAAGGTATCTGTATCAAAAGTAAATGTTTGAATgtcgtatttttttttttttttaggttggTATCAACATTGACTCTCCTCAGCAAAAAATTGCAGTGCTACAAAGTAACACTGGAGTGTGCGCCAAAAAATGTGGAATTTTATAAAAAGTTTGGCTACTCCACTTCAGATGATTCTTACATGCAGTGCCGGTTCTTTGACTGAATCAAAAAGATTCTTTAGAACTCTTGATCTGTTCTATTCTCTGAGAATCCTAGATCAGACTACCTCGaagatttcactttttttagccagcaaaaaaagaaaaacaatcaaCTTGATCATTTGGTGACCAGTAACAAtagtaaaatattgtgaaataagcATTTTGAATTCACTACAACACAGAAGAATGGGCATATTCATGAATGTTCTTTCTAAATGTCAACATCAAGCACTTGAAGAGAAGGCTATAGAAATCAGATCTAATCATATACAGAATGTGTGGTTTACACTGTCAGCCACAAAAAGTAACACTGTGTTCTGTTAAAGAGAAAAGACAAAatggttttgttttatagaaggGCTTATGTActtgaatatttttaaatgtaaagatTTCTATACAAGGTTTTTTTGTTAGAGGGAAAATGTTTGaaattacaaaaactgtttaaaatttttttacaaaactgTTTAAGGCATATTTCCCTCTTTTACTTAATGTTAATGTTGTGCTTTAAGAAATACCAAACATCAAATCATTTCCATGCTTTGAGCAGGTCCTACAAAATCTATTTTATCTTATTTCGATTTCTCTTGCAGGTACTCATCTTCAATGTAGAGAACATTTAATAGAAAGAAAatagtttacatttatttattatgcttATGTATTTTCTCAATTTTGGCTCTAGTCTTAGCCACTGGTGATGCTGAATCATTAGTTGTGTATCAAATCTAATGaaggaaaataaattattttgaaatatatccTGATGCAATGAAAGCATATCTATGTACGCTAAATGCCTTTATTTTTGTACTTGCACCAATAATCAACAAACAAGGGGCATCTAAATACTTTAGTTGTTGACTGACAGTTGACACAAACATGTGGCAGTgatgttatttgcttttataactgttatattttataattgatgTAAAACCATTGAATGACAAGTGAGTGAATAGGTtaaaaatttcattaaaatctCAAGTTCATATTGTATTTCAATGAAGTTGGATTATCATTTGAAATCTATCCACACCCAACCGTTTTATAAGCAGTCACATATCTTTACACCAAGGATTGACAACATTGAAAACACAAGGTGTAAGTAGCCATCTTTTATTTAGCAGTGGGATGTTAATTCTATGGCAAAACATGTCTTTCCTTGTTCATTCCCAACATAAAGACTGATTCATCCTACCATTTCATTTCTATGGCAGTGACAGTCGCATTCCTTTGATACCCCCTCACCCCAACCCAAATCCGTCCAAAAACGTAACAGTAATTCAAGTATCAAAAGTGCATTATTGCAATACTGTCCCGCTGCAAATGCAAAATGCTTTAAATACtataaaactgcaaaaaattTCAGTGCATACAgctcaaaaaggaaaaaaagaaaaaaaaaaaatatcaaaccttccccagctccaagGGTCATGAGGAGCAGTCTCTCCCTCCCAACCTctgtacaaatatttacatttttaatcccaataaaaatgtaaaaagaaaagTTCACTGTGttaaagcactttttttttttagtaaagcCTATCCATTTTGTGCTGCTGTAACTTGCATACTCCCGAAATCTTCATCCTCTTCTAGTGTTCGCTTTAGGCTTCCTGTAGGAAAAAAAAGATGATCAGTAACAGTATGAAGAAGTGCATTTAAGAATaatgtagtttcatatattACTAATGTACAAATTACTAGAGCTATGGAATATAATTGTTTTTACGATGCTGATTTTAACGATTCTGCATCAatgcataaaaacaaatgaatagATTTAAATAGGTCTATCATAAATATTAATGTACCGTTTTATTAAACTACTCTTATGAGGTATGCATAACAATTTGCGTACGTGTCCTTCATAAGCAGAGCACTTGCATCtgatgttttggttttgtttattaaaaatgtgcatGAATGAGAGAAAGTGGGGAATGTGCTTGATGTTAAAGAATTATTAAGCACAATAACCACGAAAAAGATCTCAATACTCAAGCTGACAGACACACCCAAAGCACGCACACAGAAAGATGCCTCTTTCAGCATGCAATATCGATTTCAGATCTCTTTCGCACTTACTGCActtaaatggtcaaatacaaacaattatttcaaaatatctgtctttgcgagtattcacgtaaacataGTCTTAATAATAAACCTactgctgtctgtcattaatgttaaacaaAAGAGGGAATCACTCACTGCTTTGGACTGaatcacttttgtagctttGATAAtcaatttatttgtaattaatacactaaagactatgcagtgattattttttacatttgtttaatttctgtatttcttacttgaatgcttCTGTTAAATAGATGTAAAATGAAACAAGTAAAGCAATGttaatttcatttgtttcttaTATTGTATTTTGTTCAACTGTTTGTTATTTCtatctttgttcttatttttaataaagatgaaataacaaaaagaactatattgtgaatattaatataattattattaataaaataataagagGAAAAAATTGATTGTGCTGCATCTAAGATCGTTTTAAAATCGAATCattactagggctgcacgatttattgCATGATACGAAAAATAACAAACGCATTTATcacgattatgaaatcgcagagtatttttttatgcgcagctcgtcaatgaagtatggctccaaatgataattcatctgaaagcactgtgagtttgagtcgcttttaatgtacatttgaaaaagcaacacgcgcAAAACATCTTTctagacatgagaagcatttattaacatcttgtccaacaaaagacaacatttaaaggtgccgtagaacgtgttttcaaaagatgtaatataaatctaaggtgtcccctgaatgtgtctgtgaagtttcagctcaaaataccccatagattttttttaaataatttttttaactgcctattttggggcatcattaaatatgcgctgattcaggctgctgcccctttaaatgctcgtgttccccgcccccgagctcgcgactctataatacattgcataaacaaagttcacacagctaatataaccctcaaaatggatctttacaaagtgtttgtcatgcaacatgtctaattgcataagtatagtatttatttggatgtttacatttgattctgaatgagtttgatagtgctaacggctaatgctacactgttggagagatttataaagaatgaagttgtgtttatgaattatacagactgcaagtgtttaaaaaaatgaaaataacgagtcttgtctccgtgaatacagtaagaaacgatggtaactttaaccacatttaacagtagattagcaacatgctaatgaaacatttagaaagacaatttacaaatatcactaaaaatatcatgatatcatggatcatgtcagttattattgctccatctgccatttttcgctattgttcttgcttacctagtctgatgattcagctgtgcacagatccagacattaatactggcttgtgtaatgccttgaacatgggttggcatatgcaaatattgggggcgtacatattaatgatcccaactgttacgtaacagtcggtgttatgttgagattcgcctgtttttcggagttcttttaaacaaatgaaatttacataaggaggaacaatggtgtttgagactcactgtatgtcatttccatgtactgaattcttgttattcaactatgccaaagtaaattcaatttttaattctagggcacctttaataacatgtttttactccaaactcacttcataacaatagttgagcatccttctgtgaggtgatgtggcttcttacacagaataaggaaGTCGTGTGTTTATAAGTCATGTTTAATCACagcgtttcaatcttctgttcatagagtacctcagggatgatgtgtttttgtaggccaacccggaagttagcggtgcacgggttccctctatcgaaagcctatgcatttttcccatagaattttggaaaatcgcaaaaaaataagctctgtgtttaacaaagggttatgacacttaaaCGTTTTGTCTGTCAAGAtcatctttacaagttaacacaacatttatacattttaaagcctaaataaagtcgtgagatataaaaagctaacaatgggctataaatggactacagcacaccatggtcacgGATCAatgtcaccaccaccaagcttcctcaaactttaaaaaacaactttatttaaaaacatgctcgctgattatgatttgcgctgtgtatgaatacttatccactttttcatgagaaatgctgtccaaatgtcctgtttgtcatgatgatgtctaaagtccctgccaaaggaagtagtccctttaagcaacttgttagcaaccgccgtttttaagacacaataaaggtttaaaaaaaaaaaaaaaaaaaaaaaaaaaaa from Megalobrama amblycephala isolate DHTTF-2021 linkage group LG5, ASM1881202v1, whole genome shotgun sequence encodes the following:
- the gnpnat1 gene encoding glucosamine 6-phosphate N-acetyltransferase — encoded protein: MSPASVMLLDETPLFDPSLLQELDWSSNTVSFSPPISPCQPGDGLVLRPLCTADLDRGFYKVLSQLTVAGDVTEEQFKANFEHMKKSGDYYVIVVEDTNLGQIVATATLIIEHKFIHACAKRGRVEEVVVSDICRGKQLGKLLVSTLTLLSKKLQCYKVTLECAPKNVEFYKKFGYSTSDDSYMQCRFFD